The genomic DNA AACATCGTCGATGACCTGACCGACACGCGGTCAAGCCGCGATCAGGAATGCATCGGGCAGGGAATTGCCAATGCGGCCACCGGGTTCATCGGCGGCATGGCAGGCTGCGCCATGATCGGCCAGTCGATCATCAACGTGAAATCCGGCGGCCGCGGGCGATTGTCGTCGTTCACCGCCGGCACCGTTCTGCTGATCCTTGTCGTGGGCCTTGGCGATCTGGTCGCCCGCATCCCGATGCCGGCCCTTGTGGCGATCATGATCATGGTGTCGATCGGCACCTTCTCGTGGTCCTCGATCGCCGCGATGCGGGTGCACCCACGCTCATCGACCGTGGTGATGCTGTCGGTGGTGGCGACGGTCGTCTACACCCACAACCTCGCCATCGGGGTGCTGGTGGGCGTGCTGTTGTCAGGCATCTTCTTTGCCGCCAAGATCGCCCAGCTGTTCCGCGTCACCTCCACCCTGTCGGACGACGGCCGCACCCGCACCTACGTGATGGAAGGGCAGCTTTTCTACGGCTCGGCCGAGGATTTCATCAACGCCTTCGATTTCAGAGAGGCCCCCGACCGGGTCATCATCGACGTCAGCCGCGCCCATATCTGGGACATCAGTTCGGTGCAGGCGCTGGACATGGCGATCCTCAAGTTCCGCCGCGAAGGGGCAGAGGTCGAGGTCATCGGCATGAACGCAGCCTCGGAAACCATCGTCGACAGGCTTGCCATCCACGACAAGCCCGGCGCGATGGACACGCTGACAACCCACTGAGACGGAGGAGACGACATGGACAAGATACTCGCACTGCTGGACGGGTCCGCCTATTCCGAAAGCGTCTGCCACCACACCGCGTGGATCGCGCAAAAGCTGAACGCCGGCGTCGATGCGATGCACGTCTTGGGACGACGCGAAGGGGCCGCATCCACCGACCTGTCAGGCGCCCTGAAACTGGGCGCACGGTCCGCGCTGCTGCAAGAGCTGTCCTCGCTCGACGCGCAGCGCGCCCGGCTCGCACAAGCCAAAGGCCACGCCATCCTCGAGGACGCGCAGGCGATCCTGGATCAGGACGGTGTCCCAGCGGTCAGGCTGCACCTGCGCAAAGGCGATCTGCTGGACGCCGTGAAGGACCTAGAGCCTGACATCCGCGCCATCACCATCGGCAAGCGCGGCGAAGGGGCCGATTTTGCCTCCGGGCATCTGGGGTCGAACCTTGAACGGCTTATCCGGGCGTCCCGCGTGCCGGTCTTCGTCGCCTCGCGCAGCTACAGGCCGATCACGCAGGTGCTGGTCGCCTACGACGGCAGCGCCAGCGCCAAGGTCGCGATCGATCGCATGGCGACCAGCGCGGTCTTTGCGGCTCTGGACCTGACGGTGCTGTGCATCGGTCAGGACACCGGCAAGGCCCTATCGACAGCCGAAGCGGCGGTCGCAAGGCTGCACGATGCTGGCATCACCGCGCAGGCGCGCACCGCAACGGGTGAACCGGCCAAGGTGCTGGACGATCTTGTCGTGACGGGCGGTTACGACCTGCTGGTCATGGGCGCCTATGGCCACAGCCGGATCCGCAATCTGGTCATCGGGTCCACCACGACGGCCATGATCCAGACCGTCAGGATACCGGTCTTGCTCTATCGGTGACGGCGGTCGCGTCCCGCGCGGACAACACGCTGCGGCGTCAACTGCCGCGCGGCACCAGCAGGATGATCCCAGCACCGACAAGACAGACGACGGCTCCGGTCACGTCCCATGTATCGGGTCGCCGTCCTTCGACCAGCCAAAGCCAGATTAAAGAGGCCGCAATATAGACCCCGCCGTAAGCCGCAAAGGCGCGGCCGGCGGCCTCCGACGGCGACAGGCTCAGCAACACGGCAAAGGCGGCAAGGGATAAAAGGCCGGGCGCAAGCCAGACGGCGGACGCGCCCTGCCGCATCCAGACCCAGACCGCGAAACATCCGGCAATCTCGGCCAAAGCAGCGGCGGCATAGATCGCAAAGGTCGGAAAGGCCGTCATGCGACGCCTCCACCATCGGTCGGCAGGCGGTGGTCTCTGGCGCAAAGGCCATGATCGCCCAGCACCTCGATCACACGACAATCCGCGATCGTGCCTTGCGCACATTGCGACAGCATCCGCTCCAACTCCGCCTGCAAGGCGGTCAGCCGCGCGATCCGTTCTTTCACCGCAACCAGTTGTTTTGTGGCGATGACGTCGGCGGCGGCACAGGACTGGTGGGGCGTATCAGACAGGCTCAACAGGTCGCGGATCGCCTCCAGCGGAAAGCCAAGGTCGCGCGCATGACGGATGAACGCCAGCCGTTCGCGCGCCTGCGCCCCGTAAAGGCGCTGGTTCCCGGCGCTGCGCTCGGGCTCCGGCAACAGCCCGATCTGTTCGTAATAGCGGATGGTCGGCACCTTCACCCCCGCCGCCTCGCCCAGTTTTCCGATCGTCAGCATAAGAAACCTCTTGAAGCTATAGCTGCTAGAGACATTAGGTTGTCCGTCAAAGCGAGACAATCGCCGCTCCCTGCGGCACGGAAGGCGTGATGAAGATGACCGATACGACCAGTTGCGAATGGACCGTCACGGGGATGGACTGCGCCTCTTGCGCAGGCAAGGTCAGGGGTGCCGTCGAACGCCTGCCCGGCGTCAGCCACGTCGACGTCGCCCTGATGGCCGAACGCCTGCGCCTGACGCTGGACGAAACGCAGACACCCCGCGGTGGGGTAGAGGCGGCGGTGCAAAAGCTGGGGTTCGGCATCGCACCAAAGGGTCAGGTAGCGCCCCGCAAGGGGTTCGTGCTGCCGGGTGGGGCCTTTCCGGCGCAAACGCCGGACGCGGATCACGCCCCGGACACGACGCCACCCCCCGTCAAAACGCCTGACCCCGCGTGGCATCAGACCGCCAAGGGGCGGCTGGTGATCGGCACCGGCCTTCTGCTGGTCGCCGCCTGGGCGGTCAAACTGCTCGCATCGCCCGGCATCGCACAGGGCGCCTTCGTGATCGCCACGCTGATCGGCATCGCGCCCATCGCCCGGCGCGCCGTGAACGCGGCGCGGGCGCGCATGCCGTTCACCATCGAAATGCTGATGACCATTGCCGCCACCGGTGCGCTGATCATCGGGGCCGCAGAAGAGGCCGCGCTGGTCGTCTTCCTCTTCGCCGTGGGCGAAGTGCTGGAAGGCGTGGCCGCCAACAAGGCCCGCGACGGGATCAGGGCGCTGGCGCAACTGGTGCCGAAAACGGCCTTGCTGGACATCTCCGGTCGCACGCAGGAAGTGCCCGCCGACAGCCTGACGATCGGCCAGACCGTGCTGGTCCGCCCCGGCGACCGCGTGCCCGCGGACGGAGAGGTCATCGCAGGCGTGTCCGGTGTCGACGAAAGCCCCGTCACCGGTGAGAGTGTGCCGCACCTCAAGGAACCCGGCGACCCCGTCTATGCCGGGTCGATCAACACCGAAGCCGCCCTGCGGGTCCGCGTGACCAAGGCGGCAGAGGACAACACCATCGCCCGCATCGTGCGGCTGGTCGAGGAAGCCGAAAGCGCCCGCGCGCCGACAGAGCGGTTCATCGACCGCTTCAGCCGCATCTACATGCCTGCCGTGGTGGGCGTCGCCCTGCTGGTGGCAATCGTGCCGCCCCTCGCCGCAGCCCAGCCCTGGGACACCTGGGTCTACCGCGCGCTGGCGCTTCTGCTGATCGGCTGCCCCTGCGCCCTCGTCATCTCGGTCCCGGCCTCCATCGCGTCGGCACACTCGGCGGGTGCGCGGCACGGCATCCTGATGAAAGGCGGCGCCGTGATCGAGGCTGCGGCCCGCACGACCCATGTCGCCTTCGACAAGACCGGCACCCTGACCGTCGGTCGGCCCCGGATCACCGATATCGTGCCCGTCAACGGCACAGAGGCAGAGGTTCTGGCCCTCGCCGCCGGGATCGAGGCAGGTGCCAGCCATCCGCTGGCGCAAGCGATTCTGGCCCGCGCGGCGGCGGACGGGATCGCGCCCCTGCCTGCGACCGCCGCCCGCGCCCTCCCCGGCAAGGGGGCAGAGGCCATGGTCGACGATGCCTTGGCATGGGTCGGCTCGCCCCGGTTTGCCACAGCCTCTGGTGTGCTCGACGACACGGCCCAGCGCAGGGCCACAACACTGGAGGAGGATGGCAAGACGGTCGTCGCCGTCTTCCGCAAGGACCAGCTGATCGGCCTGATGGCCCTGCGGGACGAACCCCGCCCGGACGCCGCCGACGCCGTCCGCCAGCTCAAGTCGCTGGATATCAAGGCCGTCATGCTGACCGGCGACAACGCCCGCACCGCCGCTGCGATCTCAAGCACACTGGGGCTGGATCACCGCGCCGACCTGATGCCGGAAGACAAGGTCGCGGCGATCCGCAAGATGACGGACCGGGGCCGCGTGATGATGGTCGGCGACGGGATCAACGACGCGCCCGCCCTTGCCGCGGCCCATGTGGGCGTGGCGATGGGGTCCGGCACGGACGTCGCCCTTGAAACCGCCGATGCCGCGATGCTGCGCAACCGGGTCAGCGATGTCGCAGGCACGATCCGGCTCGCCCGGGCGACCATGGCGAACATCCGTCAGAACGTGACCATCGCGCTCGGGCTGAAAGGGGTCTTCCTGATCACCACCATTCTGGGCCTGACCGGCCTCTGGCTCGCGATCCTCGCCGATACGGGCGCGACAGTCCTCGTCACGCTGAACGCCCTGCGCCTGCTGACCTTCGATCCCGACAAGCAAACTTAGGTCTGTCCCATACAACGACCCCGCCCATGCAACGACCCCGCCCTTGCGCGCGGGGTCGATGCACAACGCGGCTGGTCCGACTGCGATCAGGCCATTTCCACATCGGCATAGGTGCTAAGCTGAAGGCCGATCAGCAACGGATCGTGGTCCGACGCCGAATAGGGATCGCTGCCGTTGAACCACCCCGGATCGTCGAACTGCGAGGAATAGCCCAGCAAACTCGGCTCCAGCGAGTTGATGTGCCATTCGGTGATCCCCGTCACCTGCCCCTCCAGCGCCCCGCTGGCCAGCGCCTGATCCAGCGCACCGCGCTGCCCGTCGAAGGTATAGCTGAACGCATCCGCACCGATCAGTTTGTCCAGCAGGCTGGTATACCCTGCCGCCTCGATCGCCTGCACCGGGTCTTCCTTGCCGTAGGCATTCAGGTCGCCGATGATCAGGTAATCCGGATCGCCAAGGCCAAAGGGATCGCTCGCCAGCCACGCGGTCAGCTTCTCGGCGGCGGCGGTGCGGGTCTCGTTGAAATTGCCCTGACCGTCGCCGATGTCCGCGTCCCCGCCGGTGCCGGACCCGCCCTTGGACTTAAAGTGGTTGACCGCGATGGTCACGACCTCTCCGGTCGCATCCTCGAAAGCGGCGGCGACGGTGGGCCGGTTCTGCTGCTGCTCGCCCTCCGGCGTGTAGTCAAGGATGCCTGAGTCCAGCACCGTCACCGCATCCACGCGGTAGATCAACCCGGTCGTGATCGCATCGGTGCCGATGGTGGACCCGGTACCCGTCGGATCGACGAAGGCATAGACGTCGCCACCCGCCCGCGCGTTCAGCGCATCCACCAGCGTCGCGATGGCGGACCCGTCACCAAAGCCGTTGTTCTCGATCTCCTGCAAGCCGATGATATCCGCATCCAGCGCCGTGACGGCGGTGACCAGCTTGTCGGTCTGGCGCAGGAAATCCGCCTCCGTTGTGGCGCCCCGCTCGTTCAGCGTGGTGAAGTAGTTCAGCGTGTTCACACTGGCCACCTTCAGCGTGCCGCCGACGTCTTCCGGCGCCGGATCGCGGGCCAGCGTATTGGTCGCCTCGTCGATCTGCAGGACGCTGTCGGCCACCAGTTTGTATTCGCCAAAGGCATAGGTCATCACGCCGGTCACCGGGGCAGTGATCTCTGCCCCGATCCGCAGGGTTCCACCGGCGGACAGATCGTCGCCAATATCCAGATAGCCGTTGCCATTGTCCCCGTCGGTCACGTTGGGGATATAGGCAAAGCCCGTCTGGTTCTGCGCAAAGATTCCGTCGTCGATGGTCAGCCGATTCGCCGCATTCGCCTGCTGCAGGGCTGCGATCTCTTCGGCCTGCGTCTGGGCGTCGTAGATTTGCGTCGGCTGGAACTGCGGCCCTTCGGACACCACGATCTCGCCATAACGTCCCAGTTCGAAGGTCTCGATCACCTGCAACGGCGCATCCGACGTGCCGATATCCAGCGAAACGCGCATGCCCTCGACCGCCTCCAGCGTCGCATCATCGCCGAAGGGCAATGAAATATCTGCCGCCGTCGGCAAATTGGCCAGCGGCCCGATGATGTCGAAGGTCGCATCGCTCAGCTGGGTCGATCCGTTGAATTCCGCCACCGTGCCGATGACCGACACCGCATAGGACACCTCCACATTCGGCGTGTCGCCGGTAAAGACAAAGATCCCCTCTGACGTCGCCGCATTGCCGTCCGCGTCGGCGTCTTCCTCCTGCAGGTAAAACCCGTTGGCCGCGATCATCGTGACCACGGCAGAGACCTGCACCACCTGCCCCACCAGCGCGCTGGCAAAACCGTCGCCCTGGATGGTCGAAATCAGCGTCGTCTCGGTCGGCGGCGGCGGCGGCGCAATGTCAACGGTCGCCGCACCGGGGGTCTGTGCCACAGGGCCGATCCAGGTGCCGTCCGCTTGCCGTTGCAGCGACAGGCCCACGGGGTCACTGTTTGTCTCGGCCACACCGATATCGACAGACGTCATGCCCGCTGCCGGGCCGCTGGTCGCGGTCAAGGTCCCTTCGTAGGACAGGAAT from Loktanella sp. M215 includes the following:
- a CDS encoding YnfA family protein, which translates into the protein MTAFPTFAIYAAAALAEIAGCFAVWVWMRQGASAVWLAPGLLSLAAFAVLLSLSPSEAAGRAFAAYGGVYIAASLIWLWLVEGRRPDTWDVTGAVVCLVGAGIILLVPRGS
- a CDS encoding heavy metal translocating P-type ATPase, which produces MKMTDTTSCEWTVTGMDCASCAGKVRGAVERLPGVSHVDVALMAERLRLTLDETQTPRGGVEAAVQKLGFGIAPKGQVAPRKGFVLPGGAFPAQTPDADHAPDTTPPPVKTPDPAWHQTAKGRLVIGTGLLLVAAWAVKLLASPGIAQGAFVIATLIGIAPIARRAVNAARARMPFTIEMLMTIAATGALIIGAAEEAALVVFLFAVGEVLEGVAANKARDGIRALAQLVPKTALLDISGRTQEVPADSLTIGQTVLVRPGDRVPADGEVIAGVSGVDESPVTGESVPHLKEPGDPVYAGSINTEAALRVRVTKAAEDNTIARIVRLVEEAESARAPTERFIDRFSRIYMPAVVGVALLVAIVPPLAAAQPWDTWVYRALALLLIGCPCALVISVPASIASAHSAGARHGILMKGGAVIEAAARTTHVAFDKTGTLTVGRPRITDIVPVNGTEAEVLALAAGIEAGASHPLAQAILARAAADGIAPLPATAARALPGKGAEAMVDDALAWVGSPRFATASGVLDDTAQRRATTLEEDGKTVVAVFRKDQLIGLMALRDEPRPDAADAVRQLKSLDIKAVMLTGDNARTAAAISSTLGLDHRADLMPEDKVAAIRKMTDRGRVMMVGDGINDAPALAAAHVGVAMGSGTDVALETADAAMLRNRVSDVAGTIRLARATMANIRQNVTIALGLKGVFLITTILGLTGLWLAILADTGATVLVTLNALRLLTFDPDKQT
- a CDS encoding universal stress protein encodes the protein MDKILALLDGSAYSESVCHHTAWIAQKLNAGVDAMHVLGRREGAASTDLSGALKLGARSALLQELSSLDAQRARLAQAKGHAILEDAQAILDQDGVPAVRLHLRKGDLLDAVKDLEPDIRAITIGKRGEGADFASGHLGSNLERLIRASRVPVFVASRSYRPITQVLVAYDGSASAKVAIDRMATSAVFAALDLTVLCIGQDTGKALSTAEAAVARLHDAGITAQARTATGEPAKVLDDLVVTGGYDLLVMGAYGHSRIRNLVIGSTTTAMIQTVRIPVLLYR
- a CDS encoding MerR family transcriptional regulator; protein product: MLTIGKLGEAAGVKVPTIRYYEQIGLLPEPERSAGNQRLYGAQARERLAFIRHARDLGFPLEAIRDLLSLSDTPHQSCAAADVIATKQLVAVKERIARLTALQAELERMLSQCAQGTIADCRVIEVLGDHGLCARDHRLPTDGGGVA
- a CDS encoding ExeM/NucH family extracellular endonuclease; translated protein: MTKFFKIGLFFGGFGADTIEGSDTGGILFGGFGRDRIDAGAGDDIIFGGLGDDTILGAAGSDRIFGGSGQDTAVYEGGVEDYRIAFTPARGFSPVQATVTDLTGGRDRLHSVERLYFAADDYTADLTGRNNAVLARDDAATVTADAPGVLTGLAANDFDFDRDSLRITSIDTTDLVGRATLNADGSIAYDAMGAYAGLKAGETATTTLSYTVTDGRGSSDTATVTITVTGVNDAPVLTLADAQVFENSVDVLMAAATDVDGDAVTYSISGTDAALFVIDAATGALSFATAPDAEAPTDAGGDNVYDLSVTATDSGGLSATSDVSITVADVDDATPFINEIHYDNAGNDVGEFVEIAGPSGGDLTGWTLVAYNGSGGAAYGTVALTGTLSADPGQGYAVFDIVGLQNGAPDGLALVDPNGTVTEFLSYEGTLTATSGPAAGMTSVDIGVAETNSDPVGLSLQRQADGTWIGPVAQTPGAATVDIAPPPPPTETTLISTIQGDGFASALVGQVVQVSAVVTMIAANGFYLQEEDADADGNAATSEGIFVFTGDTPNVEVSYAVSVIGTVAEFNGSTQLSDATFDIIGPLANLPTAADISLPFGDDATLEAVEGMRVSLDIGTSDAPLQVIETFELGRYGEIVVSEGPQFQPTQIYDAQTQAEEIAALQQANAANRLTIDDGIFAQNQTGFAYIPNVTDGDNGNGYLDIGDDLSAGGTLRIGAEITAPVTGVMTYAFGEYKLVADSVLQIDEATNTLARDPAPEDVGGTLKVASVNTLNYFTTLNERGATTEADFLRQTDKLVTAVTALDADIIGLQEIENNGFGDGSAIATLVDALNARAGGDVYAFVDPTGTGSTIGTDAITTGLIYRVDAVTVLDSGILDYTPEGEQQQNRPTVAAAFEDATGEVVTIAVNHFKSKGGSGTGGDADIGDGQGNFNETRTAAAEKLTAWLASDPFGLGDPDYLIIGDLNAYGKEDPVQAIEAAGYTSLLDKLIGADAFSYTFDGQRGALDQALASGALEGQVTGITEWHINSLEPSLLGYSSQFDDPGWFNGSDPYSASDHDPLLIGLQLSTYADVEMA
- a CDS encoding SulP family inorganic anion transporter, with product MTLFDYRQQWFGNIRGDVLAGIVVALALIPEAIAFSIIAGVDPKVGLYASFSIAVLTAFVGGRPGMISAATAATAVLMITLVREHGLEYLLAATVLAGLFQIAAGGLKLGRFMRYVSKSVMTGFLNALAILIFMAQLPELNPATPGVTALTYALVALGLAIIYLLPRLTTAVPSPLVTIIVLTALVVGMGWEGVRTVGDMGAMPDTLPMFLIPQIPLTLDTLFIILPYALAVAVVGLLESLMTQNIVDDLTDTRSSRDQECIGQGIANAATGFIGGMAGCAMIGQSIINVKSGGRGRLSSFTAGTVLLILVVGLGDLVARIPMPALVAIMIMVSIGTFSWSSIAAMRVHPRSSTVVMLSVVATVVYTHNLAIGVLVGVLLSGIFFAAKIAQLFRVTSTLSDDGRTRTYVMEGQLFYGSAEDFINAFDFREAPDRVIIDVSRAHIWDISSVQALDMAILKFRREGAEVEVIGMNAASETIVDRLAIHDKPGAMDTLTTH